In the genome of Lactuca sativa cultivar Salinas chromosome 3, Lsat_Salinas_v11, whole genome shotgun sequence, the window AAGGGGGCATACAGCCCATTTTTGCAAGACTCCAACGGGACCGACCGCCCAAGATCCAAACGCTagtgtgggccaagcttgctacggttgtggtgaggtgggccactacaaaagaacTGCCCTAAGGTGGGGATGGTtggcggagtaggaagagttatggccatggggcacgaggaagcggtagctgatcctacgatagttgctggtacgtttctcctcgataactcatatgcttgcatacttttcgatagtggagcagagaaaagtttcgtaagtcataaatttgcacacctgcttaaacagaaaccatgtgcattagataattcattcacggtggaaatggctaacaggaaaacggagagtactaactgcatatacgtaggttgtactttaactttagatggacatacattcaagatagatctcatgctggtcccaattaaatgtttcgacgttatcatcgacatggattggttgagtcttcttcgcgccgacatcatgtgctttgaaaaagcagttcgtcttaaccttcctaacagcgaaaccttagttatctatggcgacaaacctagtacgagccttcgtatcatttcgtgcatccaagcccagaagtgcttgcgaaaagaatatcatgcattcctcgcacacatcATCGATACGAGTCAATAAGCAAAAGACATTCaaaacatcccagaagtacgcgactttcccgacatatttccagaggaacttcccggtttaccaccacaacgccaagtcgagttcagaatcgacttagtgccaggagctactctCGTAGCCAAATCTCGTTATCGTCTGGCAtcggcagagatgcaagaacttttctctctctctctctctctctctctctctctctctctttccagCTGCacaatgcacacacacacacactaacataGGGTTTAGTTCGATTACATACGGGATAAGACACAAGAATAATAAAACATGATGAAGGTCTCATCCCCTTATGCCCTGTCGATTACAAGGGGACAGGATGCCTAATTTTTGAAGATAGGCATAGGTAGTCCTTAAGGTTTGGTCACATTAAATGTATGACCCCTCATCATAAATCCTATTCAAGCCAAGTTTCGAAAGTGTACCAATAGACCCTCGAAATTCATTTTCGTTCAACATGGACATAATAAATACGTTCTTATTCTTATTAAACcttatttattttctttaattaattaattgacCTTTAAATGGGAAGAATCTTATAGATACTTAttcaaattaattaattaattatatatatatatatatatatatatatatatatatatatatatatatatatatatatatatcgaaataATTAGACAGAAACAGATGTTACATGAATACATAATTTTGGACCAAAATTCTAGAACACAAGTTTGGAGTAACAATCCTGAACGCGATTCCGGACTTCAATTTCGGAATGTTCCTCGTATTGCAGAGGAGTTCTTATATTCCGGACATGTTTATTGGATTCGAGACTTGTTTCGGGGCTAGACATAATGAAGATTTTTggtaagcttttttttttttttttatgtagcATACATACATTCCTACATGTAATCCTATAATTGTCTTTAAACCAATAATATTCAAAGAAAAACTGATAATatctatataaaataataaattatacagGTTTTAACATATAATCTAAAATAAATGCATATAATTATAAACATAATGGAAACTTACATATAAAAAATGCATCTCTTCACCGCTATCAGAAGACATTTTCTTAATTTTGGTGGTGTTCGGAATGCTCTGTTGGGTAATCCGAATAACACAGTTCGAAATGAAGTCCGAAACAGGTTAAAATGGAATTTATAAGGGGAACCACATTAACACATCAGATCCATTATCCATTCATCAAATACAAAATCGGGTCCGGAATGACCCATTTCAGACCGAGTTGTCGTTttgcaaaaaaatataaaaaaaatggttattattattaaaattacaTTAAAAGTAGTTAGTATACTCAATTTCCCTTaatttaaactataaacccaCAATCAATGATAGTAAACTCCAAATTCATCAAGCATGTACTAGTTCATCAAAATAATTGATGTATCAAAGAAGCTTAGTATCAACTATCCAAATCATTGAATCAAGGAGTAATGTCTCCAAAGTTGTGACGAAATGCATCACCATAGAATAAAACAAATTTGTAACTTATATCACATTAGGAAATCAAATGATGGTTTGGATGATGATAGTATATTTCCATACTTTCCCATAATCACTTCTATGCAATGTATAATGAAGAGTTGGAAGAAAAGTTGATCACACTAGAAATTTCTTCAATTTATAATGGATTAACAAAACTAATATGCACTTATGATCCGTTTGAATTGAATATCCAATACAAACATGTGTCCCCATGACATCAGCTTTCCAGTGTTTCGATCAAGCAGGAAGACATAGCCACTTGACCATAATGTTAATAGTGTAGACATTCAAAGGAACATGAACAATATTCATTTGTTTAAAAAGCTCAAACGAACAAGAAAATTGCGTTTCATTTTGTTGAGAAGATGTTGTAAGCTTCCAAAGAAAATGAAAAACTCAAAGAAAATTATGTAATGGAGCTCGGATTTTAGGAGTCAAAtagaaatataaaaattaaatgttGACGTCGATTATTTCTAAAACAAACCAAACATCCTTAAAAAGAAATCACCAATTTTCAATTGCTTTGCTCTTTAGTGAAACTCGTAATTGAAGATTCGGATTCCAAACAGATTACATTGTAATTGATTTCATCGATCCTATATCCACTTACCAATCATCAATCCTGCACACAATTTCAATGGCGGATCCACCTCTCTTTGCCTCCGGCTACCGAAACTCCGCCACCATACACCCTGTTTCCTCTCCTCCAAATGCTCCACAGAATCAACCCACAAACTATTCTAATCTATACGCATTCAAACAACGCACCATCGAGCACTGTTCCTTCGGCTTTCTCTTCCGTTCTATCTTCTGCATCGGCATCTTAATCCTCCTAATATGGCAGTTTTGGCTCATCTCCATCAGTCTTCCCAAATTCCATCTCGAAACGATAACCTTATCCAACTtccatgaggcttcaactgcggGTGATTTGCACGTCCATTTCATCCTTCGCAACCCAAATTCGAAAGTTACCCTTCACTACGATGGAATCCAAGCTGCTGTCTGGTATTGGCATGCACTTTTAGATAGGAATAGTGTGCCAGGTTTCGTGCAGGGACCCAAGAATAAGACTGCAATTATGACCAGATTTTCTTGTTTCCATGAGTTTTTCTTTGATGGGGAGAGTAAGAGTGATCATGTGGTGATAAATTTCGATTTTAGGATGATGGCTACGTATCGGTCTAGTGCTTGGGGGGCTAAACGAAAGTCCTTCAAGGTTTATTGCCATGGCTTACAAGTGGATGTTTCTTTAAAAAGTCATGGTGGAAAAATGATCGGTGGTTGGAAGAACTGTATGGCCGACGGCGTTTTCTTTTCCGTCAATTCACctcattttggtatatttaatgATCATCAATAGACTACTCGATATTAATGGTTTCAACAAATGATCTAGTTTTTTCGTTTAATAGTGTTCATTGTAGTagtttaacaaaaaaatatttgtaCTATTAGCTCCTTCGGTATTATAATTAGTCATCATATATTAACTTATTTGCAAAGTAAATTTTATAAACTGTCTTGTGGTTCGGCTCGACTTAGGGGTTGTTTGATTTGTCGGTCTGCGGACGTTTTTGTCTAATTTGGGTCCGGCCAGGGCGTTTTATTTATGTAGATTGTGCACTTTGACCCAACCCACACCTGTTCGATTCGGTCCACAAAAATGATTAAGGGGttgtttggcaggatctgaatttATAAGagctgaatttttaagaggtctgaatttcaaagaggatctgaatttttaagatctgaattttcaaATGTTGTTTGGTTGAAACCTCTGAATTGCAGTGCTGAattataaaaatgaccattttacccttctatgttATTTTTGCTAAATTTAACGTTTTTTATAAAATAACCGAATCAACTTCTTGAATAGTTATAAAAAATTTACaaacaccatataaaatccaAGTTAAATCataaatccaaatcaaacataACACTATCATTTCTTGATTATACCCAAAGCTCATGCTTTCATTGCTTTGTGAAATCTT includes:
- the LOC111918451 gene encoding NDR1/HIN1-like protein 10, translating into MADPPLFASGYRNSATIHPVSSPPNAPQNQPTNYSNLYAFKQRTIEHCSFGFLFRSIFCIGILILLIWQFWLISISLPKFHLETITLSNFHEASTAGDLHVHFILRNPNSKVTLHYDGIQAAVWYWHALLDRNSVPGFVQGPKNKTAIMTRFSCFHEFFFDGESKSDHVVINFDFRMMATYRSSAWGAKRKSFKVYCHGLQVDVSLKSHGGKMIGGWKNCMADGVFFSVNSPHFGIFNDHQ